The Nicotiana tomentosiformis chromosome 9, ASM39032v3, whole genome shotgun sequence genome contains the following window.
CATGACCAAAAGTAGAAATTACTTTGGCAGGAAAACTTTGATTGCATAAACGTTCCAAAAAGAAAACTACATTTTTTTCATCAAACCATACGGAGATGAACAGACAAAATTTCTGCAGTTAATTGTTTCAGAAAATCTAGACAAACATATTCGCAGTAAGCAGTGTATACAGTTACGTGTCTAACAGCTTGCAATTTTGTTAGCCTataaaatgttgatttcattgGAAAATAAATGCACCTCGAGATTTTTATTTTCAGTCCAATTATGAGAGGCCAACAGGTACTCTTATCTACATTTATCTCATGCCATATGTTAATTCGAATTACAGCCAAATTCCCATCATCAGTACAACTTTATTTCGTTTTTGTTAGATGTTAATGTTCATGAAGCAGAACCAAGGCTAGcatcatatgatatattatttaCAATATCATTCAAAAACTAAAAAGAAATAGAGGAAAATTAAAGCAAGCAAATTGAATAAGTTTGACTGACCTTTTGAGTGAAACAAGTTACAACAACATGTGCCACATAATAAGCATGTTAGCAAACAAAATGATGACATACAGTGGCAGCACAATACGTAGATCTTGTTCTATGAAGGCTTAGGCTAAATCACCACCACTCTGTTGCCACAAATTGATGATATCGGTAGCCTGATTAAGAAGAATAATTATCTGCTTCTGTGATATCCAAGGTTTGCTCTCCAGCATGATTTTAAGCTCCTCCCAAGCATCTTTTCTAGGCCAAAAATAATAGGGGCTCAACGGAATCGTACCATGACCAGGAATTACTTGGTCCAGTGCAATTCCAATGTTCTTCTCCATCCAAATAAACTTCAACACTAGCCTAGGTTTCTCCAGCGGCTTAACTACCACTCCAAGCTTCTGTACATTCGGTAGATAATAAGAGCCAAACACCAGAATGAAAACGTAGCAAATAtaactaaataaataaaagtcAAACACCACAATAAAGATATTACATGACTAAATAAATCAAAAAATTCCTTTCTCTAACAACTTAAACCTTTTTCTTTATAAGGAGACATTCGGCCAGCATGGTATTAAGCAAACAGATGTAGGCCAAGAAAAGGATAACAATAAATAGGCCTCAATACCAAGCTAGTAGGCAGTGGCTGTATCAATTCTCAATACCATAAATGTTTTGTTTGGTCCATAGTTTTTCAATACTCCGTACTTAAGGTTTATCTAATACTAGGGGTTCTCTAATATACTCTAGTGGTTATATCTCTAATATACTACTCCctctccctctgtttcaatttctTTGAACCTTTTTGGAGTACGAGGGTCAATTTGACTGATTTTGGTGTGAATTCGGACATATATTCTTtaagttttttgaaataaaatgtaCATATTTAGAGACTACATAAAAAATACTATATGTCACAATTGTTAACAATTCTCAATTTTTTTAGAAACTATTTGCAAAAGTATGGTAAAGGAAAATCTTATTTGACTTCCCAAATAGTAATAGGTCCATTCattttgaaacggagggagtacgaGTTTTCTGATAAGCACTAGTTTTGTATTTGATATCCATTGTTTTCTATTGTTTGCTAGATCTGGCTGGATTCCTGTATATACTAGATCTTTTGAAATAACTTCTTTCCATGTAATTTTAGTGTTGTTGCTTCCTCTTTTAACACCTTTAATCACCATGTTTCACATCTAAGAACCGGTGCATCTAGGGGCCTACGTAATACATAGCCAAACCATCTCAAGTGACATTCTCTCATTTATCCTCTATATACGCTCCTTGGCCTTCGGTAACATCCTTATCTCCGCGATGTTCATCTTGTGGATATGCTGGGCTTAATTAAGCGGCCCAACAATCACTCTCATACAGCATTGTTGGCCTTATAGTTCTATAGAGCTTGCCTTTCATTTTGGTACCTATCGCATAATACTCCTATCGCACTCCTCCATTTCAAACATCCTACTTAATGCTATCCGTAACCTCTCCATTTACTATTCCATTCTCTTGAAACATTGAGCCTATATATCTAAACTATCTATATTTAGGTACCTCAATTCAATCTAATCTTAACTCAACTTCATTCCTATCTCGTTGGTTAACTTGCAATGTATGTGTTATGCCCTATCCCTACTTACCCTAAGTTCCTTACTCTCTAAAGTGCTTCTCCATAGCTTGAGCTTGTGATTGACACCCTCATAGTTTCATCAATTAATACAATATCGTTTGCAAAGAGCATGCACCATCGTACCTATCCTATATTTAGATCATTCATAACAAGGGTAAATAGGTACAGGCTTAGCGCACAGACCCATGGAGAAGTCTTGCAGCCATAACTAAATAAAAAAAGTTccattaacttttttttttttttgtgcctCTACTAGATTCTTACATGTTTTCATGGACTTCATtctaatttttattgactgttaGGATACACCTTTGGGTACAAAAGCTTACAAATTTCAGGAGATGGTTCAATTCACACAATTCAACCAAAAAATAAAGAGAACTGAACCAAAATTACCTCTTTTTGAAGAGGAGCTGAGGAAACAGAATCTTGAGTTGATGTTTCTCCGGCAAAACTTACAGCTGAGGAAGCAAAGACGTCAAAATTTCTTCTGGGTTTAAGTGCTGAGACATTGAACGGTCGAGAAAGAGACTGCTGCTGCTTTGCAAAGGAGACAATTTTAGGTGAAAAGTGTTTCTGAGAAAAAAATGCAGGAACCCAATTCACGGTGGGCAGTGTAGCTGCTGATAACATCATCTTCAATTGCTAATATAATTTTTATTTCTATGTTAAAgaggtagagagagagagagaggaaactcCTATGAAGAAGACATGCTCTGTCTTTGTGTCATGTTCAAATGTCTAGATAAGAAGAAAACTTGGTTTTTTTCGAAGGCCCAGGCCCAGCGTTCCTTAATAGCCCGACCCACTATCTAATGGACTTTAACACTAATCATTTTGAGATTTTTAATGAGTTATTATGGATTAAATAGAGTTAGACCTCTTTATAATACTACATTATTATAGAAATCGGTGGgcacgatattgagtatcgaccccgaaacgctatcaaatctcaaatcttggcgaacttcgtggctgactttacgctggccttcgtacccgagattgaaagaTAACTACTGATAAAATTGGGTACCTATCCGGGAGTCTGGACCGTCTTTACGGATGGAGCCtcaaacgcaaaggggtccggactaggcatcgtactaaaatctcCCACAGGTAATATAGTattagaactacaaaattgactaaaaatgaggctgagtatgaggccatgattgcaggtcttgaactaGCTAGAAGCCTGGGAGCAAAggtcgtagaggctaagtgtgattcccttctcgtggtaaaccaagttaacgggattTTCGAAGTCcaagaagatcgaatgcagaggtacttggataaactacatgcgactctacatcgatttaaggaattgactttgcaacatgtaccccgagaacagaacagcgaggctgatgcccttgcaaacttaggttcatcggtcgaagatgacgaactcaactcggggattgtcgtacaactcataagatcggtgatcgaagaaggtcacaccgagataaactccacgagTCTAATCTAGGATTGaacaaacaaatatatagagtacttcaagaacgggaagcttccatcatgtctaaaggaatcgagagctttgcgcataaaggcagcacggttcaccctgtccgaagacggaatgctgtttagaaggacgttcgctGGACCATTAggaatatgtttgggaccaggataTACCAATTATATCTTACGGGAAATTtacgaaggcacttgtggaaaccattctggtgccgattcgctggtccacaaagtaatcagagcagggtattattggaccgatatgggcaaggatgcaagggagttcgttcgaaaatgtgacaaatgccaaatacatgtgcccatgattcatcaacccggggagctactccactcggtcctatctccatggcctttcatgaaatggggaatggacatcatcggCTCCCTCTCATCGCccccaggtaaagctcaatttattttgtttatggctgattatttctctaaatgggttgaagcacatgctttcgagaaagtcagagaaaaagaagtgatagacttcatttgggaccacatcatatgtcgattcgggatgtcatccgagattgtatgtgataatggaaaacaattcatcggcagtaaagtaactaaatttctcgaggatcacaagatcaaaaggatcctatcaacactgtatcatcccagcgggaacggacaagccgaatcgtcCAACAAAACTATCAtctaaaatcttaagaagagattaatcgacgccaaaggaaaatggagagaaatactacccgaggtcctatgggcataccgcacaacattgaaatccagtaccggagcaatgccattctcgttggtttatggcgttGAAGCTCTAATCCCGGTTGATGTTGGAGAACCTAACattaggtttcgatatgcaataaatgagtcgaataacgagaccatgaatacgagcctggaaTTGTTGGACAAAAgatgagaagctgctctcgtccgattggccacccaaaaacaacggatcaaaaggtactataatcgaagaaccaatcttcgacattttaaaatcggggacttggtgctaaggaaagtcaccctcaacacccgaaatccaaatgaagggaaactgggtccgaactgggaaggaccgtatcaggttctcgaaatcgtcggaaaaggatcctacaagctcggtgtgataaacggcaaacaactaccgagcaattggaacgtatcgcacctaaaacgatactactgctaaagtACGACCCTCCCGtgttcatttgtatttcgaatttaacccttgcaggtgttcgaccagaaacagggatggattcttcaactcaaagcctttaggtctgaaagcacgggttgcactcttttttccttagatcgattttgtcccaaatgggtttttcgacgagttttttaatgaggaaaccattgatcgtgctaacttagaacaattcaatagtattcgagacctctttacaatcaacctcgaatactgagggGCATTGCCCTTAAATATTTCAAGTTCTATGCAAGGAATttacttcatggcaacagggtctcgataggaaaaatttgtaatgggcaaatggtcaaatgaaccatgcccacgtagtttgctcgagccctggcacaaaacatgaacacatgtataatgacttataaagataaatttcttctttaccaatatctcatatctcagaaaaattcttctacttcatattctcgatctattatgtaaacaggcttaagggccgaccggGGACTACCatccgaaaaatcaacgagatcaagctctataaagcctaagggctaccttaactcgagttcgagcaaaccctcactcgaccacaaagcctaagggctactttgcttcgagttcgagaaatcatctcactcgaccataaatcctaagggctgttttttacttcgagttcgagcaaacactcactcggccataaagcctaaaggctacgttgcttcgagttcgagaaatcatcctcactcgactacaaagcctaagggctaacttaactcgagttcgagaaaaccctcactcgactacaaagcctaagggctaccttaattcgagttcgagcaaacactcactcgaccacaaagcctaagggctatcttaattcgagttcgagcaaacactcactcgaccataaagcctaagggctaccttaattcgaattcgagaaaatactcactcgaccacaaagcctaaaggctactttgcttcgagttcgagaaatcattctcactcgaccataaagcttaAGGGCTatttttttacttcgagttcgagcaaacactcactcgaccataaagcctaagggttgcatttcctcgagttcgagcaaacactcactcgaccataaagcctaagggttgttttttacttcaagttcgagcaaacactcactcaaccctaaagcctaagggctgcatttcttcgagttcgagcaaaccctcacttgacctcaaagcctaagggctacttcgcttcgagttcgagaaatcattctcactcgaccataaagcctaaggtctacgttgcttcgagttcgagaaatcatcctcactcgactacaaagcctaagggctaccttaactcgagttcgagcaaaccctcactcgactacaaatccTAAGgtctaccttaattcgagttcgagcaaatactcactcgaccacaaagcctaagggctattttttacttcgagttcgagtaaacactcactcgaccacaaagcctaagggctactttgcttcaagtttgagaaatcacactcactcgaccataaagcctaagggctgtcttttacttcgagtccgagcaagcactcactcgaccataaggccTAAGGGCTATACTAGTTCGGTTTTGATCAAATTATCTGAACCAGGGCCTTAGGATACAAACTTCACAATTCTATAAggcagaaaggaagaaagtttttatatacatgtcaaaatcatttacaagggcaaCATAGCCTGATCAAATTTCTTTACAAAAGACCAAAAATGGTCTTATAAGAAACACAAAAATACTAAAAGACTTAGTCCTCTCCGGGAGCAGCGTCTTCGCCCTCGAGGCCCCCTTCACTTTCAGATCCGCTCGCACTCCTAGTATCGtcatcatcaggaaaggccaacactctggcttcagcttcaagctccttaactttctcgatctcggctgttagatcgaagccacgagcataaATCTCTtcgagagtctcccttcgagactaGTATTTAGCATGCTCGACAACCCAGTTTGCCCAAGCCTAAGCAGCCTCAGCAACCTCTTTTGCTCGAACTTAAGCATCTTTGGCATCAGATCGATAAATGTCCATCATTGCATCAACATTGGCCATGGTTTTctcgacctccgatttggccgctgcGAGTTTTGTGGCCAATCTCTCTCGATCAGAATTTGCTGAGCTCAACTGAGACTAGAACTCCtcaattttcttggcttgcaccaaggctttCTCTTTCAAGCTTTAGAGTTGGGCCTCAGCCTCAGCCAGTTGAGTTcgggcagtctccttttctgAGGCGAGGCGGTCCATGTTCTTATTCCATTCCTCGGCCTCTGATTTCACTACGTCCAATTCAGCGCGAAGCTGCCTAATCACATTGAACTTTTGCTCGACCTGTAGGACCAAATTATTAGCCATCACTCCTGAGTCAATATCATTAAATTCAAAAATTCTTTGTACCTACTCGGCCAGTTTAACTTGTTCTTTCCGAGATGCTTCTTGCTCGGCCCAAAGTCCTtttacttctccttctctctgctcactgagaagctttaaggcatctctctcctcagaAAGCCTTCAAACTTTGACCTCGTACCGGCTCAGCTCCCCTCGGGATTGGAAAAATACCTCGTGACGAAGCATATAAGCCTACAAAAATAAGAAGAgattatacaaggaaagaaaaacacAAGTGTGAAAATTGGCAAAGAAAGtatgaacttacccgattcagggcatGTTGGGATTCGTTAAATAGAGAAGGTGCTCCCACCTCGCTCGAGCTCTTCTTTGGAGCCTCTAAATCACTCGAACCGGTGACATATTCTACCCCGATAAAATAACCACAGAAAGGATCCTCCCTTCCATGGACTCCTTCCCCGTGACAAGTCTCCACAGCTTGAGCGTCACGTATCATTGATTGggaaaaataaaggaaagaggGGGAATCCCCGATATCTATCACCCCGAGTAGGTCTTTTCAAGCGCCGCCTCCGTCCTGGGGATCCCCAAGCTCGAATTGCACACCGATATCCACAGCTTCTTCGACTGTCTCTTTACCCCAAGGTAAAACATCCTCTGTCCCACTCGGCTTGGGAACTTGGATCGAAATCCCCTCATCGACCTCATAAAGCCTAGTCGGAGCAGTATCAACTCCTACCAATACCGAAGTATTCTAAGTATCGGTGCTAGCCCGTGCACGGGCCAACAACCCGAaatcactttcttcttcttcatcccttaaacTCAGGACCGAATCCATAGTCAAAGTGATTGTGTTCACCTTGGGTTTATGAGCCACTCTCTTTTTGGGTTTTTGACCCTCGAAGTCCGAGGCCCATTTTCTCTTAATTACCTTCTCTAGTTTTGAGATAGGCGGTAAAACTTCTTTATCACCTGATGGGGGTCTCATAATCGCATCTTTTTCGAATATCATTAGCGGGCTGGGCTATTACAACCAGGTAGCCACTTTAAATGGCTGCTACTTAGGAATTAGCCAGTGCGTCttgaatttcagtttttcagttCAAATTTATAGGACAAAAATATCCTGCATTGTCCTGAAGTTAAGAGTTTTAGTTTAAAGTTTCGAGATAAAAAATAAATACTGGCTAATTTCTAAATAGCATCCCTGAGAATGACAATATGTGCACTTGTCCCAAATATTATTGCCACCCAAAAGACAATATTTTCACATGTTTAGCCCACGAAGGTGTGTTGAGACATATTCACATACTGTATTTCATTCTTATGATACTCTTTTGTTTTTAGTTTGTTCCAAATTAAAAGAACAAAACCTTTCTATTTTGAAAATTCTTTGACTTTAAAGTTATTATTTTACATTTAATGACATGTTCTTATAACTATAAGAATATTATGTCATATTTAACACCACAAGTTCGAAAGGTAACTTTTAGAATTTGTAAAAAGCCTTTCTTTTTTATATTCTATATTCAGTCAAATATTATCATACAAAATAAAAAGGACAGTAAATATAATTAAGTAGTGAAAAGTGTAATTTCTCTAATAATTTAAACTTTTCGATGGGATAGTCACGagatttaatattattgactcgGTGCAGTGTCTGTCATTCTTGAAGCCTCAACCACCCGCATGGATACAGAAGTGTCCGAAAGCTTGCTTGAAATCAGGAATGTCAAAATTTCCCTTCGGAGTTGAAAATTTTCCTGCTAATGTGTGAGGAGAAAAAGCAGCTGCTCTGATGCTGGGAGAAGTAAAGGACCAATTATAGTAATGTTTGATTTCAAAGCTTCCCCTGCTATTATCTGTTGCGACATAATAtaactaaataataaaatatcaaatcCTACTGTcaccaaaaatgaaaaaaatattttcacgtACTTGACCTatacaacaacatactcagtgtATTTTCACAAGTGAAGTATGGGCGTACTTGACTTATGAAATAATATATTACATTACCATAAGGTCTTTGGAAAGGTTATACCAACTTTGCCCTGTGGATCTTCTTGTTCTAAAACACATCTAAAAGGCCTTATCATCTGCACCTTTGTGTGTTCTAACAACATTCATTAAAAACAAGCAATAATGCTAGAACATTTTATGTTACTTTTCAACTTGTATTTGTTCACTACCATAGCTGATAAAGATGGAGTTGAAGGTGAACTTCAGCACATTTGGCATGATTCTAGAACCTTTTTGGAAGAAAGTTTTTATGGTATTTACCCCAATTTGGATGCTCAGTCGAATTTGGATCATTCCAAAAGGGCACGAGGATTCTTTAGGAAGTCTCACATTAGTTAGGCATAACAGATTTAAGAAAACAGTGGTACTTTCCCAAATTTGAAGAGTGACAACCTTAATTAATTGACTATGACAAtggttttttatttatttcctgTGATAGATTCTTTGTCTAGCGGATTTGGTGCCCAGTATTATTCATCTAAGTCTTTTCTGCggtatataaaagttaaacttgaTATAGTAATCACTTCAAAATATGCTACCAAGCAATAATAGCTTGTCATATTAATAAGTTTGTTGGCCCCTCCCAAAGGCGGATCCACGATATAGGAAGATGGGTGCATATTACAAAAGGCGAATTCAGAATATTAATTTTACAAGTTCAACTTTTAGTTCTTACTATTGCACCTATTACACTCCTTAAATTATaagtttcctttcttttttttaaagTAGTGATTTACTATCATCTAGATTTGTACTCCGTGTGGAAAATATTGGAATTAATTGGACTCACTTATTATATGCTACATCATCCATTACAACTAATTTTAATATACATATTTCGTTTAATCATATAAGATTTTAAGATGACAAAAGAAAAATAGGAGTTTCAGTGTGtgtgaattttttaaaaaataaaccaAACGAAGAAAGAAAAAAGTAGTACTTGATTAATACACAAAATTGACACCAGACATGACCATCTCCCGTAGGCGCCTAGTtctataagaaaaaaaaaaaaaaagattgataTAAGATTTGAACTCGCAACTTCACATGCAGAGGTGTATCCGATAATCATCGCATGATATATGATACTTTGAGCTTGAATGTGCCCCGTGGACCTTCCCCTAGATACACCCCTGCCCCCTTCTATGCCCACAACTGCGACTTTTAAAACAAGTcactttaatattttttaaactagTTTAATGGAATTTCACATTTTGGGACGGCGTATTTCTCTTGCCCTTTTGGTACAAACTTAATCATTTCCAGTTTCCTTGGACAAGGAGAAGCAATTTTGCACAGTTTGTTTTGTTTAGGCAGTAAATAAAAACAAGCTTAAAGCAGTTCCAAACTTCCAATCAATCAAACAAATTATATGGATCAAATCAACTTCTATATCATATTCTCTATGCTGCAACAAACACCTTGACAACCAGAATTAcgtttatattttaattttcacGGACTATGTTCTCCGAAAAAGTCAATATCAGGCAATTATATGCCTTTCGATTTACCACGGGGAGTAGTCATGCGATGCAAATGAATATAGggtgtacgcagccttacccctgttatgagaaggtagagaggttgttacTGATCTGTTGTTCAACACCATGACAAAAAAATAGCATGTCCGATGATATAGACAACTAACAGCATCACATACATAATCACATAGTTGTAGAATGGAAAAAAAGATAAGAAGAAACTTTGAAATAAGTAGAATCATAGAGCACTACAGAGTAGTCTAAACAGGTAATTTCTTCTGCTTGGTGTCAATAATAGCATTCTATGAGGCAGACACAGAGAATTGCACACTATAACCTTTTTTACTATCATACTTTGTTTTGTTTCTCTTCCTTATAAAACTGACTCTCGTCATTCATATCTTACCGTGTAGAATAAGGAATAAtcaacaacaaactcagtgtaatcccacaagaggggtctgggaagggtaatgtgtacgcagaccttacccctaccttgtgaaagTAGAAAGGCAGAATAAGGAATCAAACAACGATATTTTGTAGAATTAAGAGGTAATCATAGCATGCATCCAGACTCTGGATTCTAGAGATAGGAACTGAATGACAGTCACTTAATTCCCGCGCCTCTGTAATTACAGACGATTGGCTTCTCAAACAGATTTGATTATGAAAATCTCCAGATGATACCAAAGCATTCAAAATATCAAATAGGATCGGG
Protein-coding sequences here:
- the LOC104099196 gene encoding small ribosomal subunit protein cS23-like, which codes for MMLSAATLPTVNWVPAFFSQKHFSPKIVSFAKQQQSLSRPFNVSALKPRRNFDVFASSAVSFAGETSTQDSVSSAPLQKEKLGVVVKPLEKPRLVLKFIWMEKNIGIALDQVIPGHGTIPLSPYYFWPRKDAWEELKIMLESKPWISQKQIIILLNQATDIINLWQQSGGDLA